In the Desertifilum tharense IPPAS B-1220 genome, one interval contains:
- a CDS encoding polysaccharide biosynthesis/export family protein yields the protein MAHKDEGCNRTPQRISWPRTFIGLGLASLYTSTATLSYTFILWSIQPQKAIAQTPPTDTELQRLLEERRQRLQREGGLPTLELEPADPLLPSPQAPIPPLFQTPPTPALDPVIEFDTYRLGPGDAIGVSVLRFPDLSFQAALDLEGNITVPLLGRVPLTGLTLEEAQERIRFGLNRFIIDPVVTVSLIGVRPVQVTIAGEVFRPGFYPLNPPFVSTAILIAGGTTQQADLRDVRVRRILPDGSVIERTLDLFTPLRNADTLPDLRLQNGDAIVVRTLDTDDLTYDRTLVASSTLAQQQIRIQVLSYAGGGVGALALPNGSRFTDALAAIRINPDNTNFRQIALIRFDPERGQAVTRLLNARDAILGNPAEDPMLLENDVIVVGRNLVARITYALGTFTQPFRDILGFLLFFRQLRQGAENLFGPDQR from the coding sequence ATGGCACACAAAGACGAAGGTTGTAACAGAACGCCTCAGCGCATTTCTTGGCCTCGAACCTTCATCGGTCTAGGATTAGCCAGTTTATACACCAGCACCGCCACGCTGTCCTACACCTTCATTCTGTGGTCGATCCAACCCCAAAAGGCGATCGCGCAAACCCCACCCACCGATACCGAACTGCAACGCCTCCTCGAAGAACGCCGCCAGCGCCTGCAACGAGAAGGCGGACTTCCCACCCTAGAACTCGAACCCGCCGATCCCCTCCTTCCGAGTCCCCAAGCCCCTATCCCCCCCTTATTTCAAACCCCGCCAACGCCAGCCCTCGATCCGGTAATAGAATTTGACACCTATCGCCTCGGCCCCGGAGATGCCATTGGCGTCAGCGTTCTGCGCTTTCCCGACCTCAGCTTTCAAGCCGCTTTGGATCTCGAAGGGAATATCACCGTTCCCCTCCTCGGTCGAGTTCCCCTCACCGGCTTAACCTTAGAAGAAGCCCAAGAACGCATCCGATTTGGCCTCAATCGCTTTATCATCGATCCGGTCGTCACCGTATCCTTAATTGGCGTTCGTCCCGTCCAAGTCACCATCGCCGGAGAAGTTTTCCGACCCGGTTTTTATCCCCTCAATCCCCCCTTTGTCTCCACTGCCATCCTAATCGCCGGGGGAACTACTCAACAGGCGGATTTGCGCGACGTGCGCGTCCGGCGCATCTTACCCGATGGGAGCGTTATCGAACGCACCCTCGATCTATTTACCCCGTTAAGAAATGCCGATACCCTCCCCGACTTGCGCTTGCAAAACGGGGATGCGATTGTTGTCCGAACTTTAGATACCGACGATCTCACCTACGATCGCACGTTAGTGGCCAGCTCTACCCTGGCGCAGCAGCAGATCAGAATTCAAGTTTTAAGTTACGCTGGGGGTGGTGTCGGTGCCCTAGCCTTACCAAACGGCAGTCGCTTTACCGATGCCTTAGCCGCGATTCGGATCAATCCCGATAATACGAACTTTCGGCAAATTGCCCTGATTCGATTCGATCCAGAACGCGGTCAAGCGGTGACGCGTTTGTTAAATGCTAGAGATGCCATCTTAGGCAATCCCGCCGAAGATCCGATGCTGCTCGAAAACGATGTGATTGTTGTGGGTCGGAACTTGGTTGCCCGGATTACCTATGCTTTGGGTACCTTTACTCAACCGTTCCGCGACATTCTCGGCTTTTTACTCTTCTTCCGACAGTTGCGTCAGGGTGCAGAAAATTTGTTTGGACCAGATCAGCGATAA
- a CDS encoding cyanoexosortase B system-associated protein produces the protein MMDAQPDSNSSKDRDSLGDESPMNPTPKAIVAGKRSRLTRAVLIGFLLLVVAVAALPGYLQLQWPWMSPPPVITLRQLQELRQTGIEIPDWETVNQQEIFIGGHKWSVQSIEKDNQTAVVLLLPQNGPLDQPQVAWVDINGFQQQLSRQWRTDSRRRKSLSLEATPDHPTAQVTARYFRGWNPSQTYAILQWYAWPGGGHPAPSQWFWVDRAAQTRRDRAPWVAVCVLIPIEPLGDIEQTWPMAESLGESIQSTLMAGPLKFRHPRTGNR, from the coding sequence GGCGACGAAAGCCCCATGAATCCCACTCCTAAAGCCATTGTTGCCGGAAAGCGATCGCGCCTAACCCGTGCCGTCTTAATCGGCTTTTTGCTCCTGGTGGTTGCAGTCGCCGCCTTACCCGGTTACTTACAACTCCAATGGCCTTGGATGTCTCCCCCGCCCGTCATCACCCTGCGCCAACTGCAAGAATTACGCCAAACCGGGATAGAAATCCCCGACTGGGAAACCGTTAACCAACAGGAAATCTTTATTGGCGGTCATAAATGGTCGGTGCAAAGCATCGAAAAAGATAACCAAACCGCCGTCGTCTTGCTGCTACCGCAAAACGGCCCCTTAGATCAACCCCAAGTTGCCTGGGTCGATATTAACGGCTTTCAGCAGCAACTCTCCCGCCAGTGGCGCACCGACTCTCGCCGCCGCAAATCCTTGAGCCTAGAAGCAACCCCAGACCATCCGACCGCGCAAGTCACCGCCCGATATTTTCGCGGCTGGAACCCTAGCCAAACTTATGCCATCTTGCAATGGTATGCTTGGCCCGGTGGCGGACATCCTGCCCCTAGCCAATGGTTTTGGGTCGATCGGGCCGCCCAAACTCGACGCGATCGCGCCCCCTGGGTTGCCGTGTGCGTGCTGATTCCCATCGAACCGCTAGGAGACATCGAACAAACCTGGCCGATGGCGGAATCGTTAGGAGAAAGCATTCAATCGACCTTAATGGCAGGCCCTTTGAAATTCAGACATCCAAGAACAGGAAATCGTTAA